In one Oncorhynchus masou masou isolate Uvic2021 chromosome 23, UVic_Omas_1.1, whole genome shotgun sequence genomic region, the following are encoded:
- the LOC135510521 gene encoding interferon-induced very large GTPase 1-like isoform X2 — protein MKCPRCNTLCEEGQQCCLRCNAIVEEEIEPGSLKDVTYDLGRSGAAEDTLPMDSSSDEEDFHDASDQFLDLKLGEDEDTCQRVQVDGLEVEPAQQMEAAVEELSSPGEITVHYVGSDSVSLSWLPFDPAWRYKLTYSCYTQREILSIQGSNSTDVEGLYPGTEYTFSVSSVTDDRNLRALVTMSMYTKPVPPEKIKIDHVSSESVSLSWDKRVGVTEACLVTCSCNGEDVQKITTESNTLTFSSLSPGVKYSFHVSTVLKNGTQSKSAVTYVRTKTHLESLLLNLGLEQHYTEKLTLSTVLQIDEKTVRDEPAQTLSALPWTFLKRLMMVNVTARSVKCTSSGGEESCDASFCNIELDLESLVDNLDSSNVINPLDVVTALFLCCNSFLQQEMVLKMSMCQFSVPLLLPNCDTKQCMLMIWAMRDIVKKFRPHSLSDPRGFVEDRIVLSDLPMVSFVRLGECSVSKSQILNKLLSNPQQYHDTFVHHDMECGDSPRRISNGLVEISWYLPCGNKNIDIFGEPVAVANLRGDISSFETQYSFLCSTSAAVFVFFDNLDTKYKLLTSQNTKAQLFLVGNPQSKSFSIDALKRTAEELNLKKSNIILKTKQMNDADFVKNLRNTVGEVIKSSKSRMPLEQMAEVAHELGIFVDEDCQECQSAKQNADAITSKIHDTPQYKETQLPLQGQIWKELARLEKEECRLRKAGDKNIETYKSELQTEKRQLREQQRSYDMSEAMTCFIHAISSTGLERSYFLKWMRMNLDNMARKNLSGLREMYKEKSQNWSENQDEIAYLDRQISNSSLGTEHFLREMGQLYESAVLLSETEESRKQLQHLPRLCAELLLDGFPLELVDGDASNIPLRWVSDVLHQLNVLVQPKNKILVVTVLGVQSTGKSTLLNTMFGVQFAVSSGRCTRGAFMLLIKVKEDFKKELNCDFVVIIDTEGLKSPELVQLDDSYEHDNELATLVVGLSDVTIINIAMENSIEMKDILQIVVHAFLRMKEVGKKPKCQFVHQNVADVSAHDKNMRDRKMLLEQLNEMTQAAARMENKEESMSFTDVMEYNPETGNWYIPGLWHGNPPMAPVNAGYSESVYEFKNNMIKVFQNCEASGNNIMDFLEWTKSLWNAVKYENFIFSFRNSLVADAYMKLCIEFNKWEWSVRKHMHTWMTSAEARISNFGTIAMKSQTGDERDFLCQLKSAASTELVKWEKTILDNLTKYYEQTEGHVYLVERYREDFANSTKSMKREMENSIMSKLEAAFEIRKGMKKLDTIKKNHTAVMEEKVLKLLENCRKSHSEQSEKDLDRDFEKVWEETVQELSFTGLKKQDIVSDVFNQLRSNMKQKGGSVNEKLNKEKLEDHGKEPFIVTPQGFFKRLLKGLYMDEHTRKTQAMADNLIEICKQFVNEKIQNKTDYNDTYIQEIMHMIEETLNANKNLETSDKFEVSIKLYICGFASRAFQSMHEQFICDNDPRLCLEQFKGKYLANFKDLFNGQDQCQKKAEQFTTLCLKPAVKAYVASSLGPEIVDDMLTGQNALQFSSRTFFQYSILKQLLSEFNFANYVSYTCHYEDFVKNWILGEMLKRFSQGKKMFELEDSQLKGIIRVITEAITKVQKNKNGNIKELIQDICRELGEKLVIPQDALEATMILNNSNQEQFSYWLKTSVVEMEQTLREEFRNATDVSKKLEQLRIKPQNVLFTRVFGCGKQCPFCKSPCEAGGEAHNDHCASIHRPQGLGRYRFDGSKELVTDICSSSVFSESSFRCYETNGKYHPFKKYRDIFPNWHIPADPSIQASDYWKYVMAKFNKKFSKEYDACPGDIPHAWKLITKEQAEKSLRESFSITNALSPTVSPAHSSASNPF, from the exons ATGAAGTGTCCTCGATGTAACACCCTTTGTGAGGAGGGACAGCAGTGTTGCTTGAGATGCAACGCAATCGTCGAAGAAGAGATAG AGCCAGGCAGTCTGAAAGATGTGACCTATGACCTGGGTAGGAGTGGGGCGGCTGAAGACACCTTGCCAATGGACAGTTCCTCAGATGAAGAG GACTTTCATGATGCAAGTGATCAATTCCTTGACTTAAAACTTGGGGAAGATGAGGACACATGTCAGAGAGTACAAGTTGACGGTCTGGAGGTAGAGCCAGCTCAACAGATGGAGGCTGCTGTAGAAG AGCTGTCCTCCCCGGGAGAAATAACAGTTCACTATGTTGGCAGTGACTCTGTTTCTCTGAGCTGGCTTCCTTTTGACCCGGCATGGAGGTACAAATTGACCTACTCCTGCTACACCCAAAGAGAGATCCTGTCCATCCAAGGATCCAACAGCACTGACGTGGAAGGCTTGTACCCGGGGACAGAGTACACTTTCAGCGTCTCATCGGTCACTGACGATAGGAATCTGAGAGCATTGGTCACAATGTCCATGTATACAA AACCTGTGCCACCTGAAAAGATAAAGATAGATCATGTCAGCAGTGAATCAGTGTCTCTGAGTTGGGACAAACGTGTTGGTGTCACTGAGGCATGTCTCGTGACCTGTTCCTGTAATGGAGAGGATGTCCAGAAGATAACAACAGAATCCAACACCCTGACGTTCTCCAGTCTGAGTCCAGGTGTCAAATACTCCTTCCACGTCTCTACGGTGCTGAAAAACGGGACCCAAAGCAAGTCTGCTGTGACATATGTACGCACAA AAACCCACCTGGAGAGCTTGCTGCTGAACCTGGGGTTGGAGCAACACTACACAGAGAAGCTCACCCTGAGCACCGTGCTGCAGATCGATGAGAAGACCGTCAGAGATGAACCCGCTCAGACTCTCTCAGCCCTACCATGGACTTTCTTGAAGAGGTTAATGATGGTTAATGTAACAGCTAGGAGTGTGAAATGTACCTCatcaggaggagaggaaagttgTGATGCTTCATTTTGCAACATAGAGCTAGATCTGGAGAGTCTGGTTGATAACCTGGATTCTAGTAATGTTATAAACCCCTTAGACGTTGTTACTGCTCTCTTTCTGTGCTGTAACAGTTTTCTGCAGCAAGAGATGGTCTTGAAAATGTCAATGTGTCAGTTTTCTGTGCCCCTACTTCTACCCAATTGTGACACAAAACAGTGCATGCTGATGATTTGGGCAATGCGAGACATTGTCAAGAAGTTTAGACCTCATTCATTGTCAGACCCAAGAGGATTTGTTGAAGACAGGATTGTTCTCTCTGACCTCCCCATGGTCTCTTTTGTCAGATTGGGTGAGTGCTCTGTGTCCAAGTCACAGATTCTGAACAAGCTTCTGAGTAATCCCCAACAGTATCATGATACATTTGTCCACCATGACATGGAATGTGGTGATAGTCCAAGGAGGATATCCAATGGATTGGTTGAGATAAGCTGGTACCTTCCATGTGGGAACAAGAACATTGACATCTTTGGTGAACCTGTCGCTGTAGCTAATCTAAGAGGGGACATCAGTTCCTTTGAGACCCAGTACTCCTTTCTTTGTTCAACCTCTGCAGCAGTTTTTGTGTTCTTTGACAACTTGGACACCAAGTACAAGCTACTGACCAGCCAAAACACCAAGGCACAGCTGTTTCTGGTGGGTAACCCACAGAGCAAGAGCTTCAGCATTGATGCTTTAAAGAGAACAGCAGAAGAGTTGAACTTGAAGAAAAGCAACATCATCCTGAAAACCAAACAGATGAATGATGCAGACTTTGTGAAGAACCTGAGAAACACAGTTGGGGAGGTCATCAAGAGTTCAAAGTCCAGAATGCCATTGGAGCAGATGGCTGAAGTGGCACACGAGCTTGGGATCTTTGTTGATGAGGACTGCCAAGAATGTCAGAGTGCCAAGCAAAATGCGGATGCAATCACATCAAAAATTCATGACACACCACAGTATAAGGAAACACAGCTTCCCTTGCAAGGACAGATCTGGAAGGAGCTGGCACGTCTAGAGAAGGAGGAATGCAGACTGCGGAAAGCTGGTGACAAGAACATTGAGACGTACAAAAGTGAACTCCAAACAGAGAAGAGACAACTTAGGGAACAGCAAAGGAGTTATGACATGTCAGAGGCAATGACCTGCTTCATACATGCAATATCAAGCACAGGGCTAGAAAGGTCCTACTTCTTGAAATGGATGAGAATGAACCTGGACAATATGGCTCGTAAAAACCTTTCTGGCCTGAGGGAAATGTATAAAGAAAAGTCTCAGAATTGGTCtgaaaaccaagatgaaattgcATACCTTGATAGACAGATTTCAAACAGTTCTTTGGGAACCGAACATTTCCTACGTGAAATGGGTCAACTGTACGAATCTGCGGTCTTACTGAGCGAAACTGAAGAGTCACGGAAACAACTGCAGCACCTGCCCAGACTATGTGCTGAGCTGCTTCTGGATGGGTTTCCTCTGGAGCTGGTGGACGGAGACGCTTCTAACATACCTCTGAGATGGGTGAGTGATGTGCTGCATCAGCTCAATGTCTTAGTGCAGCCGAAGAACAAGATCCTGGTGGTAACTGTTCTAGGTGTTCAGAGCACAGGAAAGTCCACTCTACTGAATACAATGTTTGGAGTGCAGTTCGCAGTCAGTAGTGGCAGATGCACAAGAGGAGCCTTCATGCTTCTCATCAAAGTCAAAGAAGACTTCAAGAAAGAGCTGAACTGCGACTTTGTAGTGATCATCGACACAGAAGGGCTGAAGTCTCCAGAGTTGGTACAGCTGGATGACAGCTATGAGCATGACAACGAGCTAGCCACTCTAGTTGTTGGGCTAAGTGATGTCACAATTATCAATATTGCCATGGAGAACTCGATTGAGATGAAAGATATCCTGCAGATCGTCGTCCATGCTTTTCTCCGAATGAAGGAGGTGGGAAAGAAACCCAAGTGCCAGTTTGTCCACCAGAATGTGGCAGATGTCTCGGCACATGACAAGAACATGAGAGACCGGAAAATGCTCTTGGAGCAATTGAATGAGATGACCCAGGCAGCAGCCAGAATGGAAAACAAGGAGGAGAGCATGAGCTTCACAGATGTGATGGAGTACAACCCAGAGACTGGTAACTGGTACATCCCTGGACTTTGGCATGGAAACCCTCCAATGGCACCTGTCAATGCCGGGTACAGTGAGTCCGTCTACGAGTTCAAAAATAACATGATCAAGGTCTTCCAGAACTGTGAAGCCTCTGGGAACAACATCATGGACTTTCTGGAGTGGACAAAAAGCCTTTGGAATGCTGTGAAGTATGAAAACTTCATCTTCAGCTTCAGAAACAGCCTGGTGGCTGATGCCTACATGAAGTTGTGCATTGAGTTCAACAAGTGGGAATGGTCTGTCAgaaaacacatgcacacatggaTGACAAGTGCTGAAGCAAGGATTTCCAACTTTGGAACAATAGCAATGAAATCTCagacaggagatgagagggaTTTTCTCTGTCAATTGAAAAGTGCAGCCTCAACGGAACTTGTCAAATGGGAGAAGACCATTCTTGACAACCTGACCAAGTACTATGAGCAGACAGAGGGCCATGTCTATCTtgtggagagatacagagaggatttTGCAAACAGCACCAAAAGTATGAAAAGGGAGATGGAAAACTCTATAATGAGTAAACTGGAAGCTGCTTTTGAGATTCGAAAAGGAATGAAAAAGCTTGACACAATCAAGAAGAACCACACAGCCgtgatggaggagaaggtgcTGAAGTTGCTTGAGAACTGCAGAAAGAGCCATTCTGAGCAGTCAGAGAAGGACCTTGATAGAGATTTTGAAAAGGTGTGGGAGGAAACCGTGCAGGAGCTCTCTTTTACAGGATTAAAGAAACAAGACATTGTGAGCGATGTTTTCAACCAACTCCGGTCTAACATGAAGCAGAAGGGAGGTTCAGTGAATGAAAAGCTGAACAAAGAGAAACTTGAAGATCATGGAAAAGAACCCTTCATAGTCACTCCACAGGGGTTTTTCAAGAGATTATTAAAGGGTTTGTACATGGATGAGCACACAAGAAAAACCCAGGCCATGGCAGACAACCTTATAGAGATATGCAAACAATTTGTAAATGAGAAGATCCAAAATAAAACAGATTACAATGACACATACATTCAAGAGATAATGCATATGATTGAAGAGACGTTGAACGCCAACAAAAATCTTGAAACAAGCGATAAATTTGAAGTCTCCATTAAATTGTACATTTGTGGGTTTGCATCCAGGGCTTTCCAATCAATGCATGAACAGTTCATATGTGACAATGATCCTCGTTTGTGCCTTGAACAGTTCAAAGGTAAATATTTGGCGAACTTCAAAGACTTGTTCAATGGACAAGATCAGTGTCAGAAGAAAGCTGAGCAGTTCACCACCCTGTGTCTCAAACCAGCAGTAAAAGCCTATGTTGCCAGTTCCCTGGGTCCGGAAATTGTTGACGATATGCTGACAGGACAGAATGCCTTACAATTCAGCTCTCGGACATTTTTCCAGTACTCTATCTTGAAGCAACTACTGTCAGAATTCAACTTTGCCAACTATGTGAGCTACACTTGTCACTATGAAGACTTTGTCAAGAATTGGATTTTGGGTGAAATGTTGAAACGATTTTCACAAGGGAAAAAAATGTTTGAGTTGGAAGACTCTCAACTCAAAGGGATCATCAGAGTCATCACTGAGGCAATCACAAAAGTACAGAAGAATAAGAATGGCAACATAAAGGAATTAATTCAGGACATATGCAGGGAACTTGGAGAGAAGCTGGTCATCCCCCAAGATGCATTGGAAGCCACCATGATCCTCAACAATTCCAACCAGGAACAGTTTTCCTACTGGCTCAAAACATCTGTGGTGGAGATGGAACAGACTCTGAGAGAAGAATTCAGAAATGCAACAGATGTAAGTAAGAAATTGGAACAACTGAGGATTAAACCACAGAACGTCCTGTTCACAAGAGTGTTTGGCTGCGGGAAGCAGTGTCCATTCTGCAAGTCACCATGCGAGGCAGGAGGGGAGGCCCATAATGATCACTGTGCTTCAATACACAGACCACAGGGACTTGGTCGATACAGGTTTGATGGTTCAAAGGAACTCGTGACTGATATCTGCTCCTCCTCTGTGTTCAGTGAGAGTTCTTTCAGATGCTATGAGACAAATGGAAAATACCACCCTTTCAAAAAGTACAGAGACATTTTTCCAAATTGGCATATTCCAGCAGATCCCAGCATACAAGCCTCAGACTACTGGAAATATGTGATGGCAAAATTCAACAAGAAATTTTCCAAAGAGTATGATGCATGCCCAGGAGATATCCCCCATGCCTGGAAATTGATCACAAAGGAACAGGCAGAAAAGAGCCTTAGAGAGTCCTTTAGCATTACTAATGCTTTGAGTCCCACGGTATCGCCAGCACATTCTAGTGCTTCTAACCCcttttaa
- the LOC135510521 gene encoding interferon-induced very large GTPase 1-like isoform X1: protein MAFSAVAGTFDYALSLSCGVICRHFQKMKCPRCNTLCEEGQQCCLRCNAIVEEEIEPGSLKDVTYDLGRSGAAEDTLPMDSSSDEEDFHDASDQFLDLKLGEDEDTCQRVQVDGLEVEPAQQMEAAVEELSSPGEITVHYVGSDSVSLSWLPFDPAWRYKLTYSCYTQREILSIQGSNSTDVEGLYPGTEYTFSVSSVTDDRNLRALVTMSMYTKPVPPEKIKIDHVSSESVSLSWDKRVGVTEACLVTCSCNGEDVQKITTESNTLTFSSLSPGVKYSFHVSTVLKNGTQSKSAVTYVRTKTHLESLLLNLGLEQHYTEKLTLSTVLQIDEKTVRDEPAQTLSALPWTFLKRLMMVNVTARSVKCTSSGGEESCDASFCNIELDLESLVDNLDSSNVINPLDVVTALFLCCNSFLQQEMVLKMSMCQFSVPLLLPNCDTKQCMLMIWAMRDIVKKFRPHSLSDPRGFVEDRIVLSDLPMVSFVRLGECSVSKSQILNKLLSNPQQYHDTFVHHDMECGDSPRRISNGLVEISWYLPCGNKNIDIFGEPVAVANLRGDISSFETQYSFLCSTSAAVFVFFDNLDTKYKLLTSQNTKAQLFLVGNPQSKSFSIDALKRTAEELNLKKSNIILKTKQMNDADFVKNLRNTVGEVIKSSKSRMPLEQMAEVAHELGIFVDEDCQECQSAKQNADAITSKIHDTPQYKETQLPLQGQIWKELARLEKEECRLRKAGDKNIETYKSELQTEKRQLREQQRSYDMSEAMTCFIHAISSTGLERSYFLKWMRMNLDNMARKNLSGLREMYKEKSQNWSENQDEIAYLDRQISNSSLGTEHFLREMGQLYESAVLLSETEESRKQLQHLPRLCAELLLDGFPLELVDGDASNIPLRWVSDVLHQLNVLVQPKNKILVVTVLGVQSTGKSTLLNTMFGVQFAVSSGRCTRGAFMLLIKVKEDFKKELNCDFVVIIDTEGLKSPELVQLDDSYEHDNELATLVVGLSDVTIINIAMENSIEMKDILQIVVHAFLRMKEVGKKPKCQFVHQNVADVSAHDKNMRDRKMLLEQLNEMTQAAARMENKEESMSFTDVMEYNPETGNWYIPGLWHGNPPMAPVNAGYSESVYEFKNNMIKVFQNCEASGNNIMDFLEWTKSLWNAVKYENFIFSFRNSLVADAYMKLCIEFNKWEWSVRKHMHTWMTSAEARISNFGTIAMKSQTGDERDFLCQLKSAASTELVKWEKTILDNLTKYYEQTEGHVYLVERYREDFANSTKSMKREMENSIMSKLEAAFEIRKGMKKLDTIKKNHTAVMEEKVLKLLENCRKSHSEQSEKDLDRDFEKVWEETVQELSFTGLKKQDIVSDVFNQLRSNMKQKGGSVNEKLNKEKLEDHGKEPFIVTPQGFFKRLLKGLYMDEHTRKTQAMADNLIEICKQFVNEKIQNKTDYNDTYIQEIMHMIEETLNANKNLETSDKFEVSIKLYICGFASRAFQSMHEQFICDNDPRLCLEQFKGKYLANFKDLFNGQDQCQKKAEQFTTLCLKPAVKAYVASSLGPEIVDDMLTGQNALQFSSRTFFQYSILKQLLSEFNFANYVSYTCHYEDFVKNWILGEMLKRFSQGKKMFELEDSQLKGIIRVITEAITKVQKNKNGNIKELIQDICRELGEKLVIPQDALEATMILNNSNQEQFSYWLKTSVVEMEQTLREEFRNATDVSKKLEQLRIKPQNVLFTRVFGCGKQCPFCKSPCEAGGEAHNDHCASIHRPQGLGRYRFDGSKELVTDICSSSVFSESSFRCYETNGKYHPFKKYRDIFPNWHIPADPSIQASDYWKYVMAKFNKKFSKEYDACPGDIPHAWKLITKEQAEKSLRESFSITNALSPTVSPAHSSASNPF, encoded by the exons ATGGCATTTAGTGCTGTCGCTGGAACGTTTGATTATGCGTTGTCATTGAGCTGCGGTGTGATATGCAG ACATTTTCAGAAAATGAAGTGTCCTCGATGTAACACCCTTTGTGAGGAGGGACAGCAGTGTTGCTTGAGATGCAACGCAATCGTCGAAGAAGAGATAG AGCCAGGCAGTCTGAAAGATGTGACCTATGACCTGGGTAGGAGTGGGGCGGCTGAAGACACCTTGCCAATGGACAGTTCCTCAGATGAAGAG GACTTTCATGATGCAAGTGATCAATTCCTTGACTTAAAACTTGGGGAAGATGAGGACACATGTCAGAGAGTACAAGTTGACGGTCTGGAGGTAGAGCCAGCTCAACAGATGGAGGCTGCTGTAGAAG AGCTGTCCTCCCCGGGAGAAATAACAGTTCACTATGTTGGCAGTGACTCTGTTTCTCTGAGCTGGCTTCCTTTTGACCCGGCATGGAGGTACAAATTGACCTACTCCTGCTACACCCAAAGAGAGATCCTGTCCATCCAAGGATCCAACAGCACTGACGTGGAAGGCTTGTACCCGGGGACAGAGTACACTTTCAGCGTCTCATCGGTCACTGACGATAGGAATCTGAGAGCATTGGTCACAATGTCCATGTATACAA AACCTGTGCCACCTGAAAAGATAAAGATAGATCATGTCAGCAGTGAATCAGTGTCTCTGAGTTGGGACAAACGTGTTGGTGTCACTGAGGCATGTCTCGTGACCTGTTCCTGTAATGGAGAGGATGTCCAGAAGATAACAACAGAATCCAACACCCTGACGTTCTCCAGTCTGAGTCCAGGTGTCAAATACTCCTTCCACGTCTCTACGGTGCTGAAAAACGGGACCCAAAGCAAGTCTGCTGTGACATATGTACGCACAA AAACCCACCTGGAGAGCTTGCTGCTGAACCTGGGGTTGGAGCAACACTACACAGAGAAGCTCACCCTGAGCACCGTGCTGCAGATCGATGAGAAGACCGTCAGAGATGAACCCGCTCAGACTCTCTCAGCCCTACCATGGACTTTCTTGAAGAGGTTAATGATGGTTAATGTAACAGCTAGGAGTGTGAAATGTACCTCatcaggaggagaggaaagttgTGATGCTTCATTTTGCAACATAGAGCTAGATCTGGAGAGTCTGGTTGATAACCTGGATTCTAGTAATGTTATAAACCCCTTAGACGTTGTTACTGCTCTCTTTCTGTGCTGTAACAGTTTTCTGCAGCAAGAGATGGTCTTGAAAATGTCAATGTGTCAGTTTTCTGTGCCCCTACTTCTACCCAATTGTGACACAAAACAGTGCATGCTGATGATTTGGGCAATGCGAGACATTGTCAAGAAGTTTAGACCTCATTCATTGTCAGACCCAAGAGGATTTGTTGAAGACAGGATTGTTCTCTCTGACCTCCCCATGGTCTCTTTTGTCAGATTGGGTGAGTGCTCTGTGTCCAAGTCACAGATTCTGAACAAGCTTCTGAGTAATCCCCAACAGTATCATGATACATTTGTCCACCATGACATGGAATGTGGTGATAGTCCAAGGAGGATATCCAATGGATTGGTTGAGATAAGCTGGTACCTTCCATGTGGGAACAAGAACATTGACATCTTTGGTGAACCTGTCGCTGTAGCTAATCTAAGAGGGGACATCAGTTCCTTTGAGACCCAGTACTCCTTTCTTTGTTCAACCTCTGCAGCAGTTTTTGTGTTCTTTGACAACTTGGACACCAAGTACAAGCTACTGACCAGCCAAAACACCAAGGCACAGCTGTTTCTGGTGGGTAACCCACAGAGCAAGAGCTTCAGCATTGATGCTTTAAAGAGAACAGCAGAAGAGTTGAACTTGAAGAAAAGCAACATCATCCTGAAAACCAAACAGATGAATGATGCAGACTTTGTGAAGAACCTGAGAAACACAGTTGGGGAGGTCATCAAGAGTTCAAAGTCCAGAATGCCATTGGAGCAGATGGCTGAAGTGGCACACGAGCTTGGGATCTTTGTTGATGAGGACTGCCAAGAATGTCAGAGTGCCAAGCAAAATGCGGATGCAATCACATCAAAAATTCATGACACACCACAGTATAAGGAAACACAGCTTCCCTTGCAAGGACAGATCTGGAAGGAGCTGGCACGTCTAGAGAAGGAGGAATGCAGACTGCGGAAAGCTGGTGACAAGAACATTGAGACGTACAAAAGTGAACTCCAAACAGAGAAGAGACAACTTAGGGAACAGCAAAGGAGTTATGACATGTCAGAGGCAATGACCTGCTTCATACATGCAATATCAAGCACAGGGCTAGAAAGGTCCTACTTCTTGAAATGGATGAGAATGAACCTGGACAATATGGCTCGTAAAAACCTTTCTGGCCTGAGGGAAATGTATAAAGAAAAGTCTCAGAATTGGTCtgaaaaccaagatgaaattgcATACCTTGATAGACAGATTTCAAACAGTTCTTTGGGAACCGAACATTTCCTACGTGAAATGGGTCAACTGTACGAATCTGCGGTCTTACTGAGCGAAACTGAAGAGTCACGGAAACAACTGCAGCACCTGCCCAGACTATGTGCTGAGCTGCTTCTGGATGGGTTTCCTCTGGAGCTGGTGGACGGAGACGCTTCTAACATACCTCTGAGATGGGTGAGTGATGTGCTGCATCAGCTCAATGTCTTAGTGCAGCCGAAGAACAAGATCCTGGTGGTAACTGTTCTAGGTGTTCAGAGCACAGGAAAGTCCACTCTACTGAATACAATGTTTGGAGTGCAGTTCGCAGTCAGTAGTGGCAGATGCACAAGAGGAGCCTTCATGCTTCTCATCAAAGTCAAAGAAGACTTCAAGAAAGAGCTGAACTGCGACTTTGTAGTGATCATCGACACAGAAGGGCTGAAGTCTCCAGAGTTGGTACAGCTGGATGACAGCTATGAGCATGACAACGAGCTAGCCACTCTAGTTGTTGGGCTAAGTGATGTCACAATTATCAATATTGCCATGGAGAACTCGATTGAGATGAAAGATATCCTGCAGATCGTCGTCCATGCTTTTCTCCGAATGAAGGAGGTGGGAAAGAAACCCAAGTGCCAGTTTGTCCACCAGAATGTGGCAGATGTCTCGGCACATGACAAGAACATGAGAGACCGGAAAATGCTCTTGGAGCAATTGAATGAGATGACCCAGGCAGCAGCCAGAATGGAAAACAAGGAGGAGAGCATGAGCTTCACAGATGTGATGGAGTACAACCCAGAGACTGGTAACTGGTACATCCCTGGACTTTGGCATGGAAACCCTCCAATGGCACCTGTCAATGCCGGGTACAGTGAGTCCGTCTACGAGTTCAAAAATAACATGATCAAGGTCTTCCAGAACTGTGAAGCCTCTGGGAACAACATCATGGACTTTCTGGAGTGGACAAAAAGCCTTTGGAATGCTGTGAAGTATGAAAACTTCATCTTCAGCTTCAGAAACAGCCTGGTGGCTGATGCCTACATGAAGTTGTGCATTGAGTTCAACAAGTGGGAATGGTCTGTCAgaaaacacatgcacacatggaTGACAAGTGCTGAAGCAAGGATTTCCAACTTTGGAACAATAGCAATGAAATCTCagacaggagatgagagggaTTTTCTCTGTCAATTGAAAAGTGCAGCCTCAACGGAACTTGTCAAATGGGAGAAGACCATTCTTGACAACCTGACCAAGTACTATGAGCAGACAGAGGGCCATGTCTATCTtgtggagagatacagagaggatttTGCAAACAGCACCAAAAGTATGAAAAGGGAGATGGAAAACTCTATAATGAGTAAACTGGAAGCTGCTTTTGAGATTCGAAAAGGAATGAAAAAGCTTGACACAATCAAGAAGAACCACACAGCCgtgatggaggagaaggtgcTGAAGTTGCTTGAGAACTGCAGAAAGAGCCATTCTGAGCAGTCAGAGAAGGACCTTGATAGAGATTTTGAAAAGGTGTGGGAGGAAACCGTGCAGGAGCTCTCTTTTACAGGATTAAAGAAACAAGACATTGTGAGCGATGTTTTCAACCAACTCCGGTCTAACATGAAGCAGAAGGGAGGTTCAGTGAATGAAAAGCTGAACAAAGAGAAACTTGAAGATCATGGAAAAGAACCCTTCATAGTCACTCCACAGGGGTTTTTCAAGAGATTATTAAAGGGTTTGTACATGGATGAGCACACAAGAAAAACCCAGGCCATGGCAGACAACCTTATAGAGATATGCAAACAATTTGTAAATGAGAAGATCCAAAATAAAACAGATTACAATGACACATACATTCAAGAGATAATGCATATGATTGAAGAGACGTTGAACGCCAACAAAAATCTTGAAACAAGCGATAAATTTGAAGTCTCCATTAAATTGTACATTTGTGGGTTTGCATCCAGGGCTTTCCAATCAATGCATGAACAGTTCATATGTGACAATGATCCTCGTTTGTGCCTTGAACAGTTCAAAGGTAAATATTTGGCGAACTTCAAAGACTTGTTCAATGGACAAGATCAGTGTCAGAAGAAAGCTGAGCAGTTCACCACCCTGTGTCTCAAACCAGCAGTAAAAGCCTATGTTGCCAGTTCCCTGGGTCCGGAAATTGTTGACGATATGCTGACAGGACAGAATGCCTTACAATTCAGCTCTCGGACATTTTTCCAGTACTCTATCTTGAAGCAACTACTGTCAGAATTCAACTTTGCCAACTATGTGAGCTACACTTGTCACTATGAAGACTTTGTCAAGAATTGGATTTTGGGTGAAATGTTGAAACGATTTTCACAAGGGAAAAAAATGTTTGAGTTGGAAGACTCTCAACTCAAAGGGATCATCAGAGTCATCACTGAGGCAATCACAAAAGTACAGAAGAATAAGAATGGCAACATAAAGGAATTAATTCAGGACATATGCAGGGAACTTGGAGAGAAGCTGGTCATCCCCCAAGATGCATTGGAAGCCACCATGATCCTCAACAATTCCAACCAGGAACAGTTTTCCTACTGGCTCAAAACATCTGTGGTGGAGATGGAACAGACTCTGAGAGAAGAATTCAGAAATGCAACAGATGTAAGTAAGAAATTGGAACAACTGAGGATTAAACCACAGAACGTCCTGTTCACAAGAGTGTTTGGCTGCGGGAAGCAGTGTCCATTCTGCAAGTCACCATGCGAGGCAGGAGGGGAGGCCCATAATGATCACTGTGCTTCAATACACAGACCACAGGGACTTGGTCGATACAGGTTTGATGGTTCAAAGGAACTCGTGACTGATATCTGCTCCTCCTCTGTGTTCAGTGAGAGTTCTTTCAGATGCTATGAGACAAATGGAAAATACCACCCTTTCAAAAAGTACAGAGACATTTTTCCAAATTGGCATATTCCAGCAGATCCCAGCATACAAGCCTCAGACTACTGGAAATATGTGATGGCAAAATTCAACAAGAAATTTTCCAAAGAGTATGATGCATGCCCAGGAGATATCCCCCATGCCTGGAAATTGATCACAAAGGAACAGGCAGAAAAGAGCCTTAGAGAGTCCTTTAGCATTACTAATGCTTTGAGTCCCACGGTATCGCCAGCACATTCTAGTGCTTCTAACCCcttttaa